One genomic segment of Profundibacter amoris includes these proteins:
- a CDS encoding type II toxin-antitoxin system RelE/ParE family toxin — protein sequence MTYSVIAVILIAMIQGYRDKKTENFAGGKFVKSFQGFEAQAAKRLAILNAAPALDTLQALPSNRLEALRGDRSGQYSIRINQQWRICFEWSEGQPGPSNVEIVDYH from the coding sequence TTGACGTATTCCGTCATTGCTGTTATATTGATAGCAATGATACAGGGCTATCGAGACAAAAAGACTGAAAATTTTGCAGGCGGTAAGTTCGTAAAATCGTTCCAGGGGTTTGAAGCCCAGGCTGCAAAGCGACTGGCGATCCTGAACGCGGCTCCTGCACTCGATACCTTGCAAGCATTACCAAGCAACAGATTGGAAGCGCTACGCGGGGACAGGTCGGGGCAGTATTCCATTCGCATCAATCAGCAATGGCGTATTTGTTTCGAATGGTCAGAAGGCCAACCTGGACCATCAAATGTTGAAATCGTGGACTACCATTAA
- a CDS encoding cysteine desulfurase: MTYDVNEIRKDFPILSRQVNGKPLVYLDNGASAQKPQAVIDAVTRGYAEEYANVHRGLHYLSNLATDKYEAVRGTIARFLNVADEREIVLNSGTTEGINMVAYGWAMNNLKAGDEIILSVMEHHANIVPWHFLRERLGVVLKWVDIDAVGDLDPQKVIDAISDKTRLIAVTHMSNVLGTVVDVKTICHEARARGIPVLVDGSQATVHMPVDVTDIGCDFYPITGHKLYGPSGSGAIYVRKERMAEMQPFMGGGDMIREVTRDEVSYNDPPMMFEAGTPGIVQTIGLGVALDYMMALGMDNIAAHERHLRDYARARLDGLNWLNVQGQSTTKGAIFSFTMEGAAHAHDLSTVLDKKGVAVRAGHHCAQPLMEFLGVPATARASFGLYNTTDEVDVLIDALELCHELFA; the protein is encoded by the coding sequence ATGACGTATGATGTAAACGAAATCCGCAAGGATTTTCCTATTCTGTCGCGGCAGGTCAACGGTAAACCGCTGGTCTATCTGGACAATGGTGCCTCGGCGCAGAAACCGCAGGCGGTGATTGATGCGGTGACGCGTGGCTATGCCGAAGAATATGCCAATGTTCACAGGGGTTTACACTATCTTTCCAATCTGGCCACCGACAAATACGAGGCCGTGCGCGGCACTATTGCGCGGTTCCTGAACGTAGCGGATGAGCGCGAGATCGTGTTGAATTCCGGCACCACCGAGGGGATCAATATGGTCGCCTATGGCTGGGCGATGAACAACCTGAAGGCGGGCGATGAAATCATCCTGTCGGTGATGGAGCACCATGCCAATATCGTGCCGTGGCATTTCCTGCGCGAGCGTTTGGGCGTGGTGCTGAAATGGGTCGATATCGACGCGGTGGGTGATCTGGACCCGCAAAAGGTGATCGACGCCATCAGCGACAAAACCCGCCTGATTGCCGTCACCCATATGTCCAATGTGCTGGGCACGGTGGTAGATGTGAAAACCATCTGTCATGAGGCCCGCGCGCGCGGCATTCCGGTGCTGGTGGATGGCTCGCAAGCTACGGTGCATATGCCGGTGGATGTGACCGACATCGGCTGTGATTTTTACCCGATTACGGGGCACAAGCTGTATGGCCCGTCAGGGTCCGGCGCGATTTATGTACGCAAGGAACGGATGGCCGAAATGCAGCCCTTTATGGGCGGCGGTGACATGATCCGCGAGGTAACCCGCGATGAAGTCAGCTATAACGATCCGCCGATGATGTTCGAGGCCGGCACGCCGGGTATCGTGCAGACCATCGGTCTTGGCGTGGCGCTGGACTACATGATGGCGCTGGGGATGGACAACATCGCAGCACACGAGCGCCACTTGCGTGATTACGCGCGGGCGCGACTGGATGGTCTGAACTGGCTGAATGTGCAGGGGCAGTCCACCACCAAGGGCGCGATTTTTTCGTTCACCATGGAGGGGGCGGCCCATGCGCATGACCTGTCGACCGTGTTGGACAAGAAAGGCGTGGCCGTGCGGGCAGGGCATCACTGCGCCCAGCCATTGATGGAGTTTCTGGGGGTTCCGGCCACAGCGCGGGCGTCGTTCGGCCTGTATAACACCACTGACGAGGTGGATGTGCTGATCGATGCGCTGGAGCTGTGCCACGAACTATTTGCCTGA
- a CDS encoding HigA family addiction module antitoxin, with product MYMRTVHPGVILKDELEEIGITPTEFARQIDVPPNRVSQIISGKRSVTGDTALRFGHWFDTDPQFWINLQAQYELAVAGKETGDVIKRLPTKATLPPQAEQPRLV from the coding sequence ATGTATATGAGAACTGTTCATCCCGGCGTTATCCTTAAGGACGAGCTGGAAGAAATAGGCATCACGCCGACCGAGTTTGCACGCCAGATCGACGTGCCACCCAACCGCGTCAGCCAGATTATTTCTGGCAAGCGCAGCGTAACAGGCGACACCGCGCTTCGGTTCGGGCACTGGTTTGACACTGATCCGCAGTTTTGGATCAATCTACAGGCGCAGTATGAGCTTGCCGTAGCGGGCAAAGAAACCGGTGATGTTATCAAGCGCTTGCCGACAAAGGCGACCTTACCGCCTCAAGCAGAGCAGCCAAGGTTAGTTTAA
- a CDS encoding cysteine desulfurase family protein has protein sequence MKRTYLDWNATTPLRGEARAAMMAAMDVVGNPSSVHFEGRAALGVVARARAQVAAAFGAEGADVIFTASATEAAALAMAGRELQCGAVEHDAVAAWCAADLPVDSDGRVTVADPAKAALQVANSETGVVQELPEGLALTDATQAFGKLPFAFNWCGAEMALISAHKLGGPKGVGALVVKRGSDVSAQVKGGGQEMGRRAGTENVIGIAGFGAAAEAAAADLVRGIWDEVAEIRKILEISLAESEKDTIFVGNGVARLPNTLCFALPGWKGETQVMQMDLAGFAVSAGSACSSGKVRSSRVLRAMGFDDNIAASAIRVSIGAATTKEDVQRFAKAWGAAARKFKARHGAG, from the coding sequence ATGAAGCGGACATATCTGGATTGGAACGCAACGACGCCTTTGCGGGGCGAGGCGCGGGCGGCGATGATGGCGGCGATGGATGTGGTGGGTAATCCGTCCAGCGTGCATTTCGAGGGGCGCGCGGCGCTGGGGGTTGTGGCACGGGCGCGGGCACAGGTGGCGGCGGCCTTCGGGGCCGAGGGGGCGGATGTGATATTCACCGCCAGTGCGACCGAAGCGGCGGCGCTGGCGATGGCGGGCAGGGAGTTGCAGTGCGGTGCGGTAGAGCATGACGCAGTGGCGGCGTGGTGCGCGGCGGATTTGCCGGTGGATAGCGACGGGCGGGTGACGGTGGCTGATCCGGCAAAGGCGGCGTTGCAGGTGGCCAACAGCGAGACCGGCGTGGTGCAGGAACTGCCCGAAGGGCTGGCACTGACCGATGCGACGCAGGCCTTTGGCAAGCTGCCGTTTGCGTTCAACTGGTGCGGGGCGGAAATGGCGCTGATCTCGGCACACAAGCTGGGCGGGCCCAAAGGCGTTGGCGCTTTGGTGGTGAAACGCGGTAGCGACGTAAGCGCGCAGGTCAAAGGTGGCGGTCAGGAAATGGGCCGGCGTGCGGGCACCGAAAATGTCATAGGAATAGCGGGTTTTGGCGCGGCAGCCGAGGCCGCAGCGGCGGATCTGGTGCGCGGAATCTGGGACGAAGTTGCCGAAATTAGAAAGATTCTAGAAATTTCGCTGGCAGAATCGGAAAAAGATACTATTTTTGTCGGGAATGGAGTCGCGCGGCTTCCGAACACCTTATGTTTCGCCCTGCCGGGTTGGAAAGGCGAGACACAGGTGATGCAGATGGATCTGGCCGGTTTTGCGGTTTCTGCCGGTTCGGCCTGCTCAAGCGGCAAGGTGCGGTCCAGTCGGGTTTTGCGGGCGATGGGGTTTGACGACAATATTGCTGCCAGCGCGATCCGGGTCTCGATCGGGGCGGCGACGACAAAGGAAGATGTGCAGCGCTTTGCAAAAGCATGGGGCGCTGCGGCAAGGAAGTTTAAGGCGCGTCATGGCGCGGGATGA
- the sufC gene encoding Fe-S cluster assembly ATPase SufC — MLKINNLHVKLEDEEKQILKGVDLEVGPGQVHAIMGPNGSGKSTLSYVLSGRDGYEVTEGTATLDGIDLLGLDPEERAAMGLFLAFQYPVEIPGVGNMTFLRTAVNAQRKARGEEELSAGEFLKVIRAKAKTLKIDADMLKRPVNVGFSGGEKKRNEILQMAMLEPKMCILDETDSGLDVDAMKLVSEGVNALRDGKRSFLVITHYQRLLDHIKPDVVHIMADGRIIKSGGPELALEVEHNGYADILAEVA, encoded by the coding sequence ATGCTGAAAATCAATAACCTGCACGTCAAACTTGAAGACGAGGAAAAGCAAATCCTGAAAGGGGTCGATCTGGAAGTCGGGCCTGGTCAGGTGCATGCGATCATGGGGCCGAACGGCTCGGGTAAATCGACGCTGTCTTATGTGCTGTCGGGCCGTGATGGCTATGAGGTGACCGAAGGCACCGCCACGTTGGACGGGATTGACCTGCTGGGTCTGGACCCCGAAGAACGCGCCGCGATGGGGCTGTTTTTGGCGTTCCAGTATCCGGTAGAAATTCCCGGTGTGGGCAACATGACCTTCCTGCGCACCGCTGTGAACGCACAGCGCAAGGCACGGGGCGAGGAGGAACTGTCGGCAGGGGAATTCCTGAAGGTGATCCGCGCCAAGGCCAAGACGCTGAAGATTGACGCCGATATGCTGAAGCGCCCCGTCAACGTGGGCTTTTCGGGCGGCGAAAAGAAGCGCAACGAAATTCTGCAAATGGCGATGCTTGAGCCCAAGATGTGTATCTTGGATGAAACCGATTCCGGTCTGGATGTGGACGCGATGAAGCTGGTTTCCGAAGGCGTGAACGCGCTGCGCGACGGCAAGCGGTCGTTTCTGGTTATCACGCATTATCAACGGCTTCTGGACCATATCAAACCCGATGTGGTGCATATTATGGCCGATGGGCGGATCATCAAATCCGGTGGGCCGGAACTGGCGCTTGAAGTCGAGCACAACGGTTATGCCGATATTCTGGCGGAGGTTGCCTGA
- the sufB gene encoding Fe-S cluster assembly protein SufB, translated as MAATGDMIAKEGVEEETVDAVRTLADNYKYGWETDIEMDYAPKGVNTDIVRLISEKNEEPEWMLEWRLAAFERWQKLKEPTWAMVNYPDIDFQDIYYYARPKSMEVKPKSLDEVDPKLLATYEKLGIPLQEQMILAGVEGAEATPADGRKVAVDAVFDSVSVGTTFQKELAEAGVIFCSISEAIREHPELVKKYLGSVVPVSDNFYATLNSAVFSDGSFVYIPPGVRCPMELSTYFRINAENTGQFERTLIIADKGSYVSYLEGCTAPKRDVAQLHAAVVEIIIEEDAEVKYSTVQNWYPGDEDGKGGIYNFVTKRADCRGDNAKVMWTQVETGSAVTWKYPSCILRGDNTQGEFYSIAITNNYQQADTGTKMVHLGKNSKSRIVSKGISAGRAQNTYRGLVSMHPKAKNSRNYTQCDSLLIGDKCGAHTVPYIEVKNNSSRVEHEATTSKVDDEQMFYCRQRGMDEEEAVALIVNGFAKEVLQALPMEFAMEAQALVAISLEGSVG; from the coding sequence ATGGCTGCAACAGGCGATATGATTGCGAAAGAGGGCGTCGAGGAAGAAACCGTTGATGCGGTGCGCACCCTTGCCGACAATTACAAATACGGCTGGGAAACCGATATCGAGATGGACTATGCCCCCAAAGGGGTGAACACCGATATCGTGCGGCTGATTTCCGAAAAGAACGAGGAACCGGAATGGATGCTGGAATGGCGTCTGGCCGCCTTCGAGCGCTGGCAGAAGCTGAAAGAACCCACATGGGCGATGGTGAACTATCCCGATATCGATTTTCAGGACATTTACTATTACGCGCGCCCCAAGTCGATGGAGGTCAAACCGAAATCGCTGGACGAGGTGGACCCGAAACTGCTGGCGACCTATGAAAAACTGGGCATCCCACTGCAGGAGCAGATGATTTTGGCCGGTGTCGAGGGTGCCGAGGCCACGCCAGCCGACGGGCGCAAAGTGGCGGTGGACGCGGTGTTTGATTCCGTTTCCGTGGGCACCACGTTCCAGAAGGAACTGGCCGAGGCGGGCGTGATTTTCTGCTCGATCTCGGAAGCCATCCGCGAGCATCCCGAACTGGTGAAGAAATATCTGGGGTCTGTGGTGCCGGTGTCCGACAACTTCTATGCCACCCTGAACAGTGCGGTATTTTCCGACGGATCCTTCGTCTACATCCCGCCCGGCGTGCGCTGCCCGATGGAACTGTCCACCTATTTCCGCATCAATGCCGAAAACACCGGCCAGTTCGAACGCACCCTGATCATTGCCGACAAGGGCAGCTATGTCAGCTACCTTGAGGGCTGCACCGCGCCCAAACGCGACGTGGCGCAATTGCACGCCGCTGTGGTGGAAATCATCATCGAGGAAGACGCCGAGGTGAAATATTCCACCGTGCAGAACTGGTATCCGGGTGACGAGGACGGCAAGGGCGGGATTTACAATTTTGTCACCAAGCGGGCCGATTGCCGTGGCGACAATGCCAAGGTGATGTGGACACAGGTTGAAACCGGCTCGGCCGTGACGTGGAAATATCCAAGCTGTATTTTGCGTGGCGACAACACGCAGGGCGAGTTTTACTCGATCGCCATCACCAACAACTACCAGCAGGCCGATACCGGCACCAAAATGGTGCATCTGGGCAAGAATTCGAAATCGCGGATCGTGTCCAAAGGGATTTCGGCGGGGCGCGCACAGAACACCTATCGCGGGCTGGTGTCGATGCACCCAAAGGCCAAGAATTCGCGCAATTATACCCAGTGCGACAGCCTGTTAATCGGCGACAAATGCGGCGCGCACACGGTGCCCTATATCGAGGTGAAGAACAATTCGTCACGGGTGGAACACGAGGCCACGACCAGTAAGGTGGATGACGAACAGATGTTTTATTGTCGCCAGCGCGGCATGGACGAGGAAGAGGCGGTGGCGCTGATCGTCAACGGCTTTGCCAAGGAAGTGTTGCAGGCGCTGCCGATGGAATTTGCGATGGAAGCACAGGCGCTGGTGGCGATTTCGCTTGAGGGGTCTGTGGGGTAA
- a CDS encoding heavy metal-binding domain-containing protein, whose protein sequence is MITTTTPSIEGRKITAYHGIVTGETIMGANIMRDIVASITDIVGGRSGTYEAKLQEGREIALQEMQQRATAAGGNAVVGVDLDCEDLGKTGSMLMVSATGTAVTVE, encoded by the coding sequence ATGATCACGACCACCACACCCTCAATCGAGGGCCGAAAAATCACCGCCTACCACGGAATCGTTACCGGCGAGACCATCATGGGCGCCAATATCATGCGCGATATTGTGGCCTCGATCACCGATATCGTCGGGGGCCGTTCCGGCACCTACGAGGCCAAGTTGCAAGAGGGGCGCGAGATCGCCCTACAAGAGATGCAGCAACGCGCCACGGCGGCCGGCGGCAACGCCGTTGTCGGCGTCGATCTGGATTGCGAAGATCTGGGAAAGACCGGTTCAATGCTGATGGTATCGGCAACCGGCACTGCTGTAACCGTTGAATAG
- the iscR gene encoding Fe-S cluster assembly transcriptional regulator IscR: MKLSTKGRYAMVALADLAIQPDGGLVSLAEISARQDISLPYLEQLFVKLRRAGLVESVRGPGGGYRLTRNPSEIRISDVMVAVDETVSAMHTGAGAKGAASGSKAQSMTNRLWEGLSAHVYVFLHQTRLSDVIANELAPCPAVPNLFEVVDDK; encoded by the coding sequence ATGAAACTGAGCACAAAGGGCAGATATGCAATGGTTGCACTGGCCGATCTGGCCATTCAGCCTGATGGCGGGCTGGTATCCTTGGCCGAAATTTCGGCACGGCAGGATATTTCACTGCCCTATCTGGAACAGCTGTTCGTGAAACTGCGCCGTGCCGGTCTGGTGGAATCCGTGCGCGGGCCGGGCGGCGGGTACCGATTGACGCGCAACCCGTCCGAGATCCGGATTTCGGATGTGATGGTGGCGGTGGATGAAACGGTATCAGCGATGCACACGGGGGCGGGGGCCAAGGGGGCCGCGTCGGGATCAAAAGCGCAGTCGATGACCAACCGGTTGTGGGAAGGGTTGTCGGCGCATGTTTATGTGTTCTTGCACCAGACGCGCCTGTCGGATGTGATTGCCAACGAGCTGGCACCCTGTCCGGCGGTTCCGAACCTGTTCGAGGTGGTGGACGACAAATAG
- a CDS encoding type IV secretory system conjugative DNA transfer family protein: MTKPVKRLLGINKKDSRPIFSPKDSHSMLLSAAGGGKTTCGAIPWILSLLADTTRAIVVNDCKDGEIARQLAALCQRYGRKVAVIDDFSVLGADCPFRISLSPFGSIFQAAGIEASGELVFAMDNAAHALIPEPPNDAKNQYFRDWPRLLLEFCIYALASRDLHLAVPGGVWSMLADPELLLSAARIAVEEDDANLRALGADILDMERHNKEHWGQHRSAALKALRIYSAASPLHNAGRKAALTHEQLLKERYVIFIVGPQRHMARLGPHYALHLQSFTDAVLSGADAKVDFILDEATNAPLKSLISAMTVIRGYGGNLHFIAQSRSEIQRAYSEKETATIEENAIIKQYFGFSSFEECERISRAIGETLTQQHSMGLSSASLDYTSNIGTGKDRLISAERLMRMRPDEQLIHVKNVGWILCNKVAQHQIAPFCHGELADNPLEGPQLPPDPKVSIEIKKAHRQ; the protein is encoded by the coding sequence ATGACTAAGCCGGTTAAACGCCTATTGGGGATCAATAAGAAAGACAGCAGGCCGATCTTCTCCCCAAAGGATTCTCACAGTATGCTTCTTTCTGCCGCCGGGGGCGGTAAAACCACCTGCGGGGCCATTCCCTGGATTTTGTCACTACTTGCCGATACGACCCGCGCCATTGTTGTTAATGATTGCAAGGATGGCGAGATTGCACGCCAGCTTGCCGCCTTGTGCCAAAGATATGGGCGCAAAGTGGCGGTGATCGATGATTTTTCAGTTTTGGGGGCGGATTGCCCCTTCCGAATTTCGCTGTCTCCGTTTGGCAGCATCTTTCAAGCCGCAGGAATTGAAGCTAGTGGCGAATTGGTTTTTGCCATGGATAATGCCGCGCACGCGCTTATCCCTGAGCCGCCCAATGATGCCAAGAACCAGTATTTCAGGGATTGGCCACGCCTTCTTTTGGAGTTTTGCATTTATGCCCTTGCGTCCCGAGACTTGCATCTGGCTGTGCCGGGCGGGGTCTGGTCAATGCTGGCGGACCCGGAGCTGTTGCTGAGCGCCGCGCGCATTGCGGTTGAAGAAGATGATGCCAATCTGCGCGCGCTTGGCGCGGATATTCTGGATATGGAGCGCCACAATAAAGAGCATTGGGGCCAGCACCGCTCTGCCGCCCTTAAAGCCCTGCGAATATATAGCGCGGCAAGCCCGCTGCATAATGCAGGGCGCAAAGCTGCACTCACCCATGAACAACTGCTCAAAGAGCGCTATGTAATCTTCATCGTTGGGCCGCAACGCCATATGGCCCGCCTGGGTCCGCATTACGCGCTGCACCTGCAATCCTTTACCGATGCGGTTCTTTCCGGGGCTGACGCAAAGGTGGATTTCATCCTCGATGAGGCCACCAATGCCCCGCTGAAATCTTTGATTTCTGCAATGACAGTCATTAGGGGCTATGGCGGAAACCTTCATTTCATCGCCCAGTCACGCTCTGAAATTCAGCGTGCCTATTCCGAAAAAGAAACGGCGACAATCGAAGAAAACGCCATTATCAAACAGTATTTCGGCTTTTCTTCATTCGAAGAATGCGAGCGCATTTCCCGCGCCATTGGCGAGACGCTAACCCAGCAGCACAGCATGGGTTTGAGCAGCGCCAGCCTTGACTACACTTCCAACATCGGCACCGGCAAGGACCGCCTGATTTCAGCCGAGCGCCTGATGCGCATGCGCCCGGATGAACAGCTTATTCATGTGAAAAATGTCGGCTGGATATTGTGCAACAAGGTTGCCCAGCACCAGATCGCCCCGTTTTGTCATGGCGAGCTTGCCGACAACCCGCTTGAGGGGCCGCAACTACCGCCCGATCCGAAAGTCAGCATTGAAATTAAAAAGGCGCACCGGCAATGA
- a CDS encoding tetrathionate reductase family octaheme c-type cytochrome, whose amino-acid sequence MRYQRVLNGFAAGLALLTLSLGAQAQQSTAPDAPEIPVGATSTADHSKFAILQRDFTSGPEVTSACLTCHTEADDQMMHSIHFTWEFENPKTGQLLGKRHVINSFCGNVAGNEPRCTSCHAGYGWDDMSNPPPRQSTVGTGWDTTLPRPTPANGQNNAVDCLACHDRSGQYTKAATLAGHPPLNPMPDGLKTITGAKAWVVDLKRAAQSVGPTGRDNCGNCHFYGGGGDNVKHGDLSSVLYKPTKEVDVHMAADGLNFTCSTCHVADQHQIAGSRYDAMATDPHGTGKPGAARTTATCESCHSDRPHPIAASNPLEVLRGVKLNDHTNRVACQTCHIPEFARGGVATKTLWDWSTAGQLDNGKIIKREEYTQSDGKELHTYLSTKGDFEWGEDVVPYYSWFNGKVEYTMPETIIDPSKPVEINHIFGSADDPDSRIWPFKRMIGRQAYDAGFNKLAYSHVWGPETDTAFWTNFDWAKAIKAGMKAAGSDYSGEYGFVDTRMYWPIAHMVAPAEKALECKDCHAEDGRLEGLDGFYMPGRNPVSTAGIFGILMVLAALLGVLGHGLLRLVSNKKQGKNHE is encoded by the coding sequence ATGCGCTATCAACGGGTGTTGAACGGATTTGCCGCAGGATTGGCATTATTAACGTTGTCATTGGGTGCGCAGGCACAGCAATCAACCGCGCCTGATGCGCCGGAAATTCCGGTCGGGGCCACCAGCACTGCCGACCACAGCAAATTCGCCATCCTGCAACGCGATTTCACCTCTGGTCCCGAGGTAACATCGGCCTGTCTGACCTGCCACACCGAGGCAGACGACCAGATGATGCATTCAATCCACTTCACATGGGAATTCGAGAACCCGAAAACCGGCCAGTTGCTGGGCAAGCGCCATGTGATTAACTCATTCTGCGGCAATGTGGCGGGGAACGAGCCGCGCTGCACCTCCTGCCACGCCGGTTATGGCTGGGATGATATGTCCAACCCGCCACCGCGTCAGTCCACTGTGGGCACCGGTTGGGATACAACCTTGCCGCGCCCGACACCGGCCAACGGGCAGAACAATGCGGTGGACTGTCTGGCTTGCCACGACCGTTCAGGCCAGTATACCAAAGCCGCAACACTGGCGGGCCATCCGCCGCTCAACCCCATGCCCGATGGTTTGAAAACCATCACCGGTGCCAAAGCATGGGTTGTTGACCTGAAACGTGCCGCTCAAAGCGTTGGCCCGACAGGCCGCGACAACTGCGGCAACTGCCACTTTTACGGCGGGGGCGGGGATAATGTGAAACACGGTGATCTGTCCTCGGTGTTGTACAAGCCGACGAAAGAAGTGGATGTGCATATGGCGGCGGACGGGTTGAACTTTACCTGTTCCACCTGCCACGTTGCCGACCAGCACCAAATCGCCGGCAGCCGTTATGATGCGATGGCGACCGATCCCCACGGCACCGGCAAGCCCGGCGCGGCCCGCACAACGGCCACATGCGAAAGCTGCCATTCGGACCGGCCACATCCGATTGCCGCCTCGAACCCGCTTGAGGTTTTGCGCGGGGTCAAGCTGAATGACCACACCAACCGTGTGGCCTGCCAGACCTGCCACATCCCCGAATTCGCCCGCGGAGGCGTCGCCACCAAAACCCTGTGGGACTGGTCAACCGCCGGTCAACTGGACAATGGCAAGATCATCAAACGCGAGGAATACACCCAGTCGGACGGCAAGGAACTGCATACCTACCTGTCCACCAAAGGGGATTTCGAGTGGGGCGAGGACGTGGTTCCCTACTATAGCTGGTTCAACGGCAAGGTCGAATATACGATGCCTGAAACCATCATTGACCCAAGCAAACCGGTCGAGATCAACCACATCTTCGGCTCTGCCGATGACCCCGATTCACGCATCTGGCCCTTCAAGCGGATGATCGGGCGTCAAGCCTATGATGCGGGGTTCAACAAACTGGCCTATAGCCACGTCTGGGGACCGGAAACCGACACGGCATTCTGGACCAACTTTGACTGGGCCAAAGCGATCAAGGCAGGGATGAAAGCCGCCGGATCGGACTATTCTGGCGAATACGGTTTTGTCGATACGCGCATGTATTGGCCGATTGCCCATATGGTAGCGCCGGCAGAAAAGGCGCTGGAGTGCAAGGATTGCCATGCCGAAGACGGGCGTCTGGAGGGGCTGGACGGGTTCTATATGCCGGGCCGCAATCCGGTTTCAACCGCTGGAATCTTCGGAATACTGATGGTTCTGGCTGCCCTTCTGGGGGTTCTTGGTCACGGGCTGTTACGTCTGGTCAGCAACAAAAAGCAGGGGAAAAACCATGAGTAA
- a CDS encoding cytochrome b/b6 domain-containing protein: protein MSKRQVKIYPRFERIWHWTQALLIFALLFTGLGLNGLHHILPFGPAAMLHSAAAILLLVLWIFATFWLFTTGTWRQFVPTLDGLFGVVRYYAYGVFKGEQPPYLKILWRKHNPLQSLSYLGLKIAVFPMVWITGILYMTYNFWETVPNAGFYLNIVANLHLLAAYIVAAFVVIHIYMLTIGHGFRAHVKPMITGYDEIDLSPEEEAYLEKDEPWRLKKS, encoded by the coding sequence ATGAGTAAACGTCAGGTCAAAATCTACCCGCGTTTTGAACGGATATGGCACTGGACCCAGGCTTTGCTGATCTTCGCCCTGCTTTTCACCGGCCTCGGGTTGAACGGTTTGCATCACATCCTGCCCTTCGGCCCTGCCGCGATGCTCCACAGTGCGGCGGCCATCCTGCTGCTGGTCCTGTGGATATTTGCCACCTTCTGGCTGTTCACAACCGGCACATGGCGCCAGTTTGTGCCAACGCTGGACGGGTTGTTCGGCGTCGTCCGGTATTACGCCTATGGTGTATTCAAAGGGGAACAGCCACCCTATCTGAAAATACTCTGGCGCAAACACAACCCTTTGCAATCATTGTCCTACCTTGGCCTGAAGATTGCTGTATTCCCGATGGTCTGGATCACCGGAATCCTGTATATGACCTATAATTTCTGGGAAACCGTGCCAAATGCCGGGTTCTATCTGAACATCGTAGCCAACCTGCATCTTCTGGCAGCCTATATCGTTGCCGCCTTCGTTGTCATCCATATCTATATGCTGACGATCGGTCACGGTTTTCGCGCCCATGTAAAGCCGATGATCACGGGTTACGACGAAATCGACCTGTCGCCCGAGGAAGAAGCCTATCTGGAAAAAGACGAACCCTGGCGGTTGAAAAAAAGTTAA
- a CDS encoding YIP1 family protein, whose translation MALTQDIVATYRGPGRVVKRLLEKGRSEPFALSIAMAGCVVAFVAQWPRISRESYLQGAESEGALSYYSAFIALVFIMPVILYVLAAVSHLVARLMGGQGSGYGARIAVFWAFLAAAPLFLLHGLVAGFIGPGQQQSIVGFLWFAVFVWFWIAGVRQAEWGMK comes from the coding sequence GTGGCACTAACACAAGACATTGTCGCAACCTATCGCGGGCCGGGTCGGGTGGTGAAACGCCTGCTGGAAAAAGGCCGCAGCGAGCCTTTCGCGCTGTCCATTGCGATGGCGGGGTGCGTGGTGGCTTTTGTCGCGCAATGGCCGCGGATTTCGCGGGAATCCTACCTGCAAGGGGCCGAGAGCGAGGGCGCGCTGTCCTACTATTCGGCCTTTATCGCGCTGGTGTTCATCATGCCGGTGATCCTCTATGTGCTGGCCGCCGTGTCGCATCTGGTGGCGCGTCTGATGGGCGGGCAGGGCAGCGGATATGGCGCGCGGATTGCGGTGTTTTGGGCCTTTCTGGCCGCCGCCCCGCTGTTTTTATTACACGGGCTGGTGGCCGGTTTTATCGGGCCGGGGCAGCAGCAATCCATCGTTGGATTTCTTTGGTTCGCGGTGTTTGTCTGGTTCTGGATCGCAGGGGTGCGACAGGCGGAATGGGGAATGAAATGA